From the genome of Myxococcus stipitatus, one region includes:
- a CDS encoding nuclear transport factor 2 family protein yields the protein MSTVSLLLFVLAAAPAKTPATDAKAAITTVLDDWHKAAADADEARYFGYFTPDAVYLGTDGTERWTRDEFRAWAKPYFSKGKAWTFKATSRHVFVSKDGKVAWFDEALDTTNMGPARGSGVLVKEGTAWKIAQYNLSIPIPNDLMDDFVKRIQDHAQAKSAPPAQQKP from the coding sequence GTGTCCACTGTCTCCCTGTTGTTGTTCGTGCTCGCCGCCGCCCCGGCCAAGACCCCCGCCACCGACGCGAAGGCCGCCATCACCACGGTGCTGGACGACTGGCACAAGGCCGCCGCGGACGCGGACGAGGCGCGCTACTTCGGGTACTTCACGCCCGACGCCGTCTACCTGGGCACGGACGGCACGGAGCGTTGGACGCGCGACGAGTTCCGCGCGTGGGCGAAGCCCTACTTCTCGAAGGGCAAGGCGTGGACCTTCAAGGCCACGTCCCGGCACGTCTTCGTGTCGAAGGACGGCAAGGTGGCCTGGTTCGACGAGGCGCTCGACACGACCAACATGGGGCCCGCGCGGGGCAGCGGCGTGCTGGTGAAGGAGGGCACGGCCTGGAAGATTGCCCAGTACAACCTGTCCATCCCCATCCCGAACGACCTGATGGACGACTTCGTCAAGCGCATCCAGGACCACGCGCAGGCGAAGTCGGCGCCTCCCGCGCAGCAGAAGCCGTAG